In the genome of Massilia sp. PAMC28688, one region contains:
- a CDS encoding sensor histidine kinase gives MFSIQSRLKLLFVVIVTLVLAISGTYTQYSLGKELEASNQRLRQGVLTRLQISLPSALWDLDKSKVDSIVEAEMLPPEVVAIRVYDTSVGLFSGKLRTANGNLTDITADMATPPGTAVEALLVFQDGGSASASIKPVSVGRVVINFSREQIDAALASELTRKVVEVLLLDAILVLALSLSLRVVFEPLRRLRDGLFDLATRGTDEVEELPEDRRDELGDVIRGFNQIQRRLKSTIGRIREAEDASRRSAQQTAQALTDLRQTQESLVQAERLASLGSLVAGVAHEINTPVGIALTSASVLKSATDEIQQAVASSGVKKSDILRYLDTANESARLIMNNAYRAAHLIHSFKQIAVDQTSEARRPFGLKEYIEEIVSSLQPKLKKMPITLKLDCPPDIVLDSYPGAFAQVITNLTLNCVEHAFAPDMPGVIDISARLDGDLVELNVKDDGKGIAPDVLDRIFDPFFTTRRGQGGTGLGLNIVYNLIAKQFAGTITVHSTLGAGTHFTLRFPRVTAQYDEGETVPAPPEKVTPAA, from the coding sequence ATGTTCAGTATTCAGAGCAGGCTCAAGCTGCTGTTCGTCGTGATTGTCACGCTGGTCCTCGCCATTTCCGGAACATATACCCAGTATTCGCTGGGCAAGGAGCTCGAGGCCAGCAACCAGCGCCTGCGCCAGGGCGTGCTGACTCGCCTCCAGATCAGCTTGCCTTCGGCCCTGTGGGACCTGGACAAATCCAAGGTCGACAGCATTGTCGAAGCAGAAATGCTGCCGCCCGAAGTGGTCGCCATCCGCGTCTACGACACCTCGGTCGGCCTGTTTTCGGGCAAGCTGCGTACCGCCAATGGCAACCTTACCGACATCACCGCCGACATGGCCACGCCGCCCGGCACCGCGGTCGAAGCCTTGCTTGTGTTCCAGGACGGTGGCTCGGCCAGCGCCTCGATCAAGCCGGTTTCCGTGGGCCGGGTGGTGATCAATTTCAGCCGCGAGCAGATCGACGCGGCGCTGGCCTCCGAGCTCACGCGCAAGGTGGTTGAAGTCTTGCTGCTGGACGCGATCCTGGTGCTGGCGCTGTCGCTGTCGCTGCGGGTGGTGTTCGAGCCCCTGCGGCGCCTGCGCGACGGCCTGTTCGACCTGGCCACGCGTGGCACCGACGAAGTGGAAGAGTTGCCCGAAGACCGGCGCGACGAGCTGGGCGATGTGATCCGGGGCTTCAACCAGATCCAGCGCCGCCTGAAATCGACCATTGGCCGCATCCGCGAGGCCGAAGACGCGTCGCGCCGCTCGGCCCAGCAAACGGCGCAGGCGCTGACGGACCTGCGCCAGACCCAGGAATCACTGGTGCAGGCTGAAAGGCTGGCCTCGCTCGGAAGCCTGGTGGCGGGGGTGGCGCATGAAATCAACACCCCGGTCGGCATTGCCCTGACCAGCGCCTCGGTGCTCAAGAGCGCTACCGATGAAATCCAGCAGGCGGTGGCCAGCAGCGGCGTGAAGAAATCCGACATCCTGCGCTACCTTGACACGGCCAATGAAAGCGCGCGCTTGATCATGAACAATGCCTATAGGGCCGCGCACCTGATCCACAGCTTCAAGCAGATTGCCGTCGACCAGACCAGCGAGGCGCGGCGCCCCTTTGGCCTGAAAGAATATATTGAAGAAATCGTGTCCAGCTTGCAGCCCAAGCTCAAGAAGATGCCGATCACCCTCAAGCTCGATTGCCCGCCCGATATCGTGCTCGACAGCTATCCGGGCGCGTTTGCGCAGGTGATCACCAACCTCACGCTCAACTGCGTGGAACATGCCTTTGCCCCCGATATGCCGGGCGTAATCGACATCAGCGCGCGCCTGGACGGCGATCTCGTGGAATTGAACGTCAAGGATGACGGCAAGGGCATTGCGCCGGACGTGCTGGACCGCATCTTTGACCCCTTCTTCACCACGCGCCGCGGCCAGGGCGGCACCGGCCTGGGCCTCAATATCGTCTACAACCTCATCGCCAAGCAGTTTGCCGGGACCATCACGGTACACAGTACCCTGGGCGCGGGGACCCACTTCACACTGCGCTTCCCGCGCGTGACGGCGCAGTACGATGAGGGCGAGACCGTGCCGGCGCCCCCGGAAAAGGTGACGCCGGCGGCCTGA
- the gstA gene encoding glutathione transferase GstA, translating to MKLYFSPGACSLSPHIILHEAGLAHETEKVDLRAKTTASGKDFRTINPKGYVPALETEGGVVLTEGPAIVQYLADQAPEKDLVPPAGSIERYQVISWLNFISTEIHKNYSPLFNPAATDDVKHMAKGNLAKRYEYLDQELGQRDYVFGSAFSVADAYLFVVTNWAGMVKVDLSAYPNVQAFQERVGARPAVQKALRHEGLLT from the coding sequence ATGAAACTGTACTTCAGCCCTGGCGCCTGCTCCCTGTCCCCCCACATCATCCTGCACGAAGCAGGCCTTGCCCACGAGACCGAGAAGGTCGATCTGCGGGCCAAGACCACGGCCAGCGGCAAGGATTTTCGCACCATCAATCCCAAAGGCTATGTGCCGGCGCTGGAAACGGAGGGCGGCGTGGTCCTGACCGAAGGCCCTGCCATCGTGCAATACCTGGCCGACCAGGCGCCGGAAAAAGACCTGGTGCCGCCGGCCGGCAGCATCGAGCGCTACCAGGTCATTTCCTGGCTCAATTTCATTTCTACGGAAATTCACAAGAATTACAGCCCCCTGTTCAATCCCGCTGCGACCGATGACGTCAAGCACATGGCCAAGGGCAACCTGGCCAAGCGCTATGAGTACCTGGACCAGGAACTGGGGCAGCGCGACTATGTGTTCGGTTCTGCATTCTCGGTGGCCGATGCCTACCTGTTCGTGGTCACCAACTGGGCCGGCATGGTCAAGGTCGACCTGTCGGCGTATCCCAATGTGCAGGCATTCCAGGAGCGCGTCGGCGCCCGTCCTGCCGTGCAAAAAGCGCTCAGGCACGAGGGCTTGTTGACTTGA
- a CDS encoding AAA family ATPase, translating to MPNLAELQIAFKNVYVRIAAGLLVATVVGLAIYKSDVPQDPAPIVHSQDISRITALAADKARLEYLLVAKPLSESPRYVFKFKNAPQLHVVKVPSTSHLSLEREVLLKNAIPYSIAKEDYLASHKAVLLDEGQNATAVALTTFFKRYAFEIFLVCLIIYALKYGIPGTGMSSAIIMPDKLKGSMDDLIGMDDIKQEVLHLEDMIRNRNEYKSHNIDKPFNVMLTGPAGTGKTKLVGYLAKKLNVPLIQASGSALESGYVGGGSKALNALYRKACARGSCIIFLDEAQTLFMPRGRGEKKWEDDTANTLLGLLDGVKSDKGANVIWVVASNFDDASSEMDEAMLRRFSVKINFRLPNKGERGALLKNFLGRKKEGLVDWNDLDLGQVAEMTANLSPALLENVVERASMISIQEKAIINTDLMFRAFERATLGLTDRATTAEKHKQRERVALHELGHFFMQIDPYLRQGLTLEEVKEKSHLLKISTESVSKLGALGYVLQSGDDVSLRTLEELEQDVIQLYGGVAAEELFYGARGISVGSQNDIEKATKMLNLMVNRLSMYSRAKIDYSQLKNEGSGDHTIRQVEEKSDELYSYTLGAIRDYKAVIESLKDTLLDQYVLSKDAVFELLEERYELLMAHIAVPRHANLKLCGDQVA from the coding sequence ATGCCGAACCTTGCCGAACTCCAGATAGCCTTCAAGAATGTGTACGTGCGTATTGCCGCCGGACTGTTGGTGGCAACGGTCGTTGGCCTGGCAATCTACAAGTCCGATGTGCCGCAAGATCCCGCGCCCATCGTCCACTCCCAGGATATTTCGCGCATTACCGCGCTGGCGGCCGACAAGGCGCGCCTGGAATACCTGCTGGTGGCCAAGCCGCTGTCGGAGTCGCCCCGCTACGTCTTCAAATTCAAGAACGCGCCCCAGCTGCACGTGGTGAAGGTGCCAAGCACCTCCCACCTGTCGCTGGAGCGCGAAGTGCTGCTCAAGAATGCCATTCCTTACTCGATTGCCAAGGAAGACTACCTGGCCTCGCACAAGGCAGTGCTGCTCGACGAAGGGCAGAATGCCACCGCCGTGGCGCTGACGACCTTTTTCAAGCGCTATGCATTTGAAATCTTCCTGGTCTGCCTGATCATCTACGCTCTCAAGTACGGTATTCCCGGCACGGGCATGAGCTCGGCAATCATCATGCCGGACAAGCTCAAGGGCAGCATGGATGACCTGATCGGCATGGACGATATCAAGCAGGAAGTGCTGCACCTGGAAGACATGATCCGCAACCGCAACGAGTACAAGTCGCACAATATCGACAAGCCGTTCAATGTCATGCTGACCGGCCCCGCCGGCACCGGCAAGACCAAGCTGGTCGGTTATCTGGCGAAAAAACTCAATGTGCCGCTCATCCAGGCTTCCGGTTCGGCCCTGGAGTCGGGTTATGTGGGCGGCGGTTCCAAGGCCTTGAACGCCCTGTACCGCAAGGCGTGCGCGCGCGGCAGCTGCATCATTTTTCTGGACGAGGCGCAGACCCTGTTCATGCCGCGTGGCCGTGGCGAAAAGAAATGGGAAGACGACACTGCCAACACGCTGCTGGGGCTGCTGGACGGCGTCAAGAGCGACAAGGGCGCCAATGTGATCTGGGTGGTGGCATCGAACTTTGACGATGCCTCGAGCGAAATGGATGAGGCCATGCTGCGCCGCTTTTCCGTCAAGATCAATTTCCGTCTGCCCAACAAGGGCGAACGCGGCGCGCTGCTCAAGAACTTCCTGGGCCGCAAGAAGGAAGGCCTGGTCGACTGGAATGATCTGGACCTGGGCCAGGTGGCGGAAATGACTGCCAACCTGAGCCCTGCGCTGCTGGAAAACGTTGTCGAGCGCGCCAGCATGATCTCGATCCAGGAAAAAGCCATCATCAACACTGACCTGATGTTCCGCGCCTTCGAGCGCGCCACGCTGGGCCTGACCGACCGCGCCACCACGGCTGAAAAGCACAAGCAGCGCGAGCGCGTGGCACTGCACGAACTGGGCCACTTCTTCATGCAGATCGATCCCTACCTGCGCCAGGGCCTGACGCTGGAAGAAGTGAAGGAAAAGTCGCACCTGCTCAAGATCAGCACGGAGTCGGTATCGAAGCTGGGCGCGCTGGGCTACGTGCTGCAGTCGGGCGACGATGTGTCGCTGCGCACGCTGGAAGAACTGGAGCAGGATGTGATTCAGCTCTACGGCGGTGTCGCGGCCGAGGAACTGTTTTACGGCGCGCGCGGGATTTCCGTCGGCAGCCAGAACGACATTGAAAAGGCGACCAAGATGCTCAACCTCATGGTCAACCGCCTGTCGATGTACTCGCGCGCCAAGATCGATTACTCGCAGCTCAAGAACGAAGGCAGCGGCGACCATACGATCCGCCAGGTGGAAGAAAAATCCGACGAACTGTACAGCTACACGCTGGGCGCGATTCGCGACTACAAGGCCGTGATCGAATCGCTCAAGGATACGCTGCTGGACCAGTACGTGCTGTCCAAGGATGCCGTGTTCGAGCTGCTGGAAGAGCGTTACGAATTGCTCATGGCGCACATTGCCGTGCCGCGCCACGCCAACCTCAAGCTGTGCGGCGACCAGGTCGCTTAA
- a CDS encoding PA2778 family cysteine peptidase: protein MLRIRFSLLQGRLVILSLLLMLLTGCATQTRALMAAVPADMPRRVALTGTPFIAQERYQCGPAALAMALRAAGFAADADALVAQVYIPARQGSLQVEMLAAGRRNGAFSITIAPRMDALLAELAAGRPVLVLQNLSLPIAPRWHYAVAIGYDLDRNEILLHSGTTERLAMPLSTFEHTWKRSAYWGMQTLPPGSLPVSASEADVLEALLAFEKSSHPGAARQTYAAAVQRWPRNLAFHLGLGNTAYAAGDRAAAAIALERATIAHPDSGAAFNNLAYVLMELQRLPEARAAAEKAVALGGQWRAAAQDTLQTIARAEQAGQR from the coding sequence ATGTTGCGCATCCGTTTTTCCCTGCTGCAGGGACGGCTTGTCATCCTGAGCCTGCTCCTGATGCTGCTCACCGGATGCGCCACGCAGACCCGGGCGCTCATGGCTGCCGTCCCGGCGGACATGCCGCGCCGGGTCGCCTTAACGGGAACGCCATTCATTGCCCAGGAACGCTATCAATGCGGGCCGGCAGCGCTGGCCATGGCGCTGCGCGCGGCAGGCTTTGCCGCCGATGCCGACGCCCTGGTTGCGCAAGTCTATATTCCCGCGCGTCAAGGCAGCCTGCAGGTGGAAATGCTGGCCGCCGGCCGGCGCAACGGCGCCTTCAGCATCACCATTGCGCCGCGCATGGATGCCCTGCTGGCCGAACTGGCAGCAGGCAGGCCGGTGCTGGTCCTGCAAAACCTGAGCCTGCCCATCGCCCCCAGGTGGCACTACGCGGTGGCCATCGGGTATGACCTCGACCGCAACGAAATCCTCCTGCATTCAGGCACCACCGAACGGCTGGCCATGCCGCTGTCGACTTTTGAACATACCTGGAAGCGCAGTGCGTACTGGGGCATGCAGACGCTGCCGCCGGGCAGCTTGCCGGTTTCCGCCAGCGAAGCCGACGTGCTCGAGGCCCTGCTGGCATTTGAGAAAAGCAGCCACCCCGGTGCGGCCCGCCAGACCTATGCTGCTGCAGTCCAGCGCTGGCCACGCAACCTGGCCTTCCACCTGGGGCTGGGCAATACCGCCTACGCGGCCGGCGACCGGGCGGCAGCTGCTATCGCGCTCGAGCGCGCCACCATTGCCCATCCGGACAGTGGCGCCGCCTTCAACAACCTCGCCTATGTGCTCATGGAATTACAGCGCCTGCCCGAGGCGCGCGCAGCGGCGGAAAAAGCCGTGGCTCTCGGCGGCCAGTGGCGCGCAGCGGCGCAAGATACCCTGCAGACGATTGCCCGGGCTGAACAGGCCGGCCAGCGCTAG
- a CDS encoding PA2779 family protein, which produces MFATMKKILAHTLITSIVFLGFTQSVQASMIGTEQVANAALAQQNRAKVQLAFARADVQAELQKLGIDVGDASARVAAMTDAEAASVANQLDSLPAGGDGVLGTLVFIFVLLLITDILGLTKVFPFTRSMRR; this is translated from the coding sequence ATGTTCGCCACAATGAAAAAAATTCTCGCCCACACCCTGATCACCTCGATCGTTTTCCTCGGCTTTACGCAATCGGTCCAGGCATCGATGATCGGCACCGAACAGGTCGCCAATGCCGCCCTTGCCCAGCAAAACCGCGCCAAGGTCCAGCTGGCCTTTGCCCGTGCCGACGTGCAGGCCGAGCTGCAAAAGCTGGGCATTGACGTGGGCGACGCCAGCGCCCGCGTAGCCGCCATGACCGATGCCGAAGCCGCCTCGGTGGCCAACCAGCTCGACAGTCTGCCAGCCGGCGGCGATGGCGTACTGGGCACCCTGGTGTTCATCTTTGTATTGCTGCTGATCACAGACATCCTGGGCCTGACCAAGGTATTCCCGTTCACGCGCTCGATGCGCCGTTAA
- a CDS encoding TetR/AcrR family transcriptional regulator has product MPDTLASSLKHKPSNTTEKGLGRALDILHAGRTLLAADGYAGLSMRRVAAEVGMSLSNVQHYYQSKDALLEALLLYTMELFQKKMDSISAAMTSASPLERFLSTCDMFLEEITDPVTHAIFFELWSLASRNAFASRLMDKMLAREHKAIYKLIRGLNPAISDAEYQQRAILMVAQVEGLMLFRLSKSKRRAEFLAVQASLRKVLVTLATQP; this is encoded by the coding sequence ATGCCAGATACACTTGCCAGCTCGCTCAAGCACAAGCCATCGAATACCACGGAAAAGGGACTGGGGCGCGCGCTCGACATCCTGCATGCCGGCCGCACCCTGCTCGCTGCCGACGGCTACGCCGGGCTGTCGATGCGGCGCGTGGCCGCCGAGGTGGGCATGAGCCTGTCGAATGTGCAGCACTATTACCAGAGCAAGGATGCCCTGCTCGAGGCGCTGCTGCTGTATACGATGGAACTGTTTCAGAAAAAGATGGACAGCATTTCGGCCGCCATGACCAGCGCCTCGCCGCTGGAGCGCTTCCTGTCGACCTGCGACATGTTCCTGGAAGAGATTACCGACCCGGTCACGCATGCCATCTTCTTCGAACTGTGGTCGCTCGCCTCGCGCAACGCCTTTGCCTCGCGCCTCATGGACAAGATGCTGGCGCGCGAACACAAGGCCATCTACAAGCTGATCCGCGGCCTCAATCCCGCCATCAGCGACGCCGAGTACCAGCAGCGCGCCATCCTGATGGTGGCGCAGGTGGAAGGCTTGATGCTGTTCCGGTTGAGCAAGTCAAAGCGGCGCGCGGAATTTTTGGCGGTGCAGGCGTCGCTGCGCAAGGTGCTGGTGACGCTGGCAACCCAGCCGTAA
- a CDS encoding lipid-transfer protein, whose translation MSRKVFVSGVGMIPFAKPGASAPYDQMGAQAARQALADAGVPYDQVEQAYAGYVYGDSTSGQKALYQVGMTGIPIVNVNNNCSTGSTALFLARQAVESGAAECVLVLGFEQMSPGALGSVFSDRPSPFDPFDAVTDRLVGMPEIPLALRYFGGAGLAHMEKYGTPFEAFAKIRAKASRHAVNNPLALFRKEVTTQDVLDAPMIWPGVMTRLMACPPTCGAAAAVLVSEDFAKKHQLRTDVYIAAQAMTTDSPATFDSGDMMRLVGYDMSRAAAHKVYAQSGIGPEELDVVELHDCFAHNELITYEALGLCPEGGADKFISEGGNTYGGAVVTNPSGGLLSKGHPLGATGLAQCYELTHQLRGSADARQVAGARVALQHNLGLGGACVVTMYRRA comes from the coding sequence ATGAGCCGCAAAGTGTTTGTATCGGGCGTGGGCATGATCCCTTTCGCCAAGCCGGGCGCCAGCGCGCCGTATGACCAGATGGGCGCGCAGGCCGCGCGCCAGGCGCTGGCGGACGCGGGCGTTCCCTACGACCAGGTCGAGCAGGCCTATGCCGGCTATGTGTATGGCGACTCCACCAGCGGCCAGAAGGCGCTGTACCAGGTCGGCATGACGGGTATCCCCATCGTCAACGTCAACAACAACTGCTCGACCGGCTCGACCGCGCTGTTCCTGGCGCGCCAGGCCGTCGAAAGCGGCGCCGCCGAGTGCGTGCTGGTGCTTGGATTCGAGCAGATGAGTCCTGGCGCACTGGGCTCGGTGTTCAGCGACCGGCCCAGCCCCTTCGATCCCTTCGACGCCGTGACCGACCGCCTGGTCGGCATGCCCGAGATTCCGCTGGCGCTGCGCTACTTTGGCGGCGCCGGCCTGGCGCACATGGAAAAATACGGCACCCCGTTCGAGGCGTTTGCGAAGATCCGCGCCAAGGCCAGTCGCCACGCCGTGAACAACCCGCTGGCGCTGTTTCGCAAGGAAGTCACGACCCAGGACGTGCTGGACGCGCCCATGATCTGGCCCGGCGTGATGACGCGCCTCATGGCCTGCCCGCCCACCTGCGGCGCGGCCGCCGCGGTGCTGGTATCGGAAGACTTCGCAAAAAAGCACCAGCTGCGCACCGACGTCTACATCGCCGCGCAAGCCATGACGACCGACAGCCCGGCCACCTTCGACTCGGGCGACATGATGCGCCTGGTCGGCTACGACATGAGCCGGGCGGCCGCGCACAAGGTGTACGCGCAGTCCGGGATCGGCCCGGAAGAGCTGGACGTGGTGGAGCTGCACGACTGCTTCGCCCACAATGAGCTGATCACCTATGAAGCGCTGGGCCTGTGCCCGGAAGGCGGCGCCGACAAATTCATCAGCGAAGGCGGCAACACCTACGGCGGCGCGGTGGTGACCAATCCATCGGGCGGCCTGCTGTCCAAGGGCCACCCGCTGGGCGCCACCGGCCTGGCCCAATGCTACGAACTGACCCACCAGCTGCGTGGCAGCGCCGACGCGCGCCAGGTGGCCGGTGCCCGCGTGGCGCTGCAGCACAACCTTGGCCTGGGCGGCGCCTGCGTGGTGACCATGTACCGGAGGGCATGA
- a CDS encoding acyl-CoA dehydrogenase family protein: protein MMNVIGKSAWMTPELDGFRDAVRRFVASEVAPHQERWRQQQHVDRELWHKGGEMGILCADIPDQYGGSGGTFAHQAIVFEELGYVGDMAFGIHVHAIVAHYILNQGTEAQKQKYLPRLSSGEMIAAIAMSEPGAGSDLKGIRTTAVAGPEGYRVNGSKTFISNGYMADLIAVVVKTDPDAGAKGVSILLLETKENPGFRVGRILEKVGQKGQDTCELFFDDAHVPLENVLGGIEGKGFAQLMTELPYERTILGVAGVAAIERALALTVEYTRERKAFGQALIDMQNTRFVLAEVKTEATVARIFIDRCVEDTIAGTMDTVRASMAKYWISDLQCKTIDQCVQLFGGYGYMLEYPIAQMYVDARVQRIYGGANEIMKEIVARSL from the coding sequence ATGATGAACGTGATCGGCAAATCGGCGTGGATGACGCCGGAACTGGACGGCTTTCGCGATGCCGTGCGCCGTTTTGTGGCGAGCGAAGTCGCGCCGCACCAGGAGCGCTGGCGCCAGCAGCAGCACGTTGACCGCGAGCTGTGGCACAAGGGCGGCGAGATGGGGATCCTGTGCGCGGACATCCCCGACCAATACGGTGGCTCGGGCGGCACCTTTGCCCACCAGGCGATCGTGTTCGAGGAGCTTGGCTATGTGGGCGACATGGCCTTCGGCATCCACGTGCATGCCATCGTGGCGCACTACATCCTCAACCAGGGCACGGAGGCGCAAAAGCAGAAGTACCTGCCGCGGCTCTCCAGCGGCGAGATGATTGCAGCCATTGCCATGTCCGAGCCCGGTGCCGGGTCGGACCTCAAGGGCATTCGCACCACGGCGGTGGCAGGGCCTGAAGGCTACCGTGTGAATGGTTCCAAGACCTTTATCTCGAACGGCTACATGGCCGACCTGATCGCGGTGGTGGTCAAGACCGATCCGGACGCGGGCGCCAAGGGCGTGTCCATCCTGCTGCTTGAAACGAAGGAGAACCCGGGTTTTCGCGTCGGCCGCATTTTGGAGAAAGTGGGGCAGAAGGGGCAGGACACGTGCGAACTGTTTTTCGATGACGCCCACGTCCCGCTGGAGAATGTGCTGGGCGGCATCGAGGGCAAGGGCTTTGCCCAGCTCATGACCGAGCTGCCCTACGAGCGCACCATCCTGGGTGTGGCAGGCGTGGCCGCCATTGAACGCGCGCTGGCGCTGACGGTGGAATACACGCGCGAACGCAAGGCGTTCGGCCAGGCGCTGATCGACATGCAAAATACCCGCTTTGTGCTGGCCGAGGTCAAGACCGAAGCCACGGTGGCGCGCATTTTCATCGACCGCTGCGTCGAAGACACCATCGCCGGCACCATGGACACCGTGCGTGCCTCGATGGCCAAGTACTGGATCTCGGACCTGCAGTGCAAGACCATTGACCAGTGCGTGCAGCTGTTCGGCGGCTATGGCTACATGCTCGAGTATCCGATAGCCCAGATGTACGTGGACGCCCGGGTGCAGCGCATTTACGGCGGCGCCAATGAAATCATGAAAGAAATCGTCGCCCGCTCACTATAA
- a CDS encoding CaiB/BaiF CoA-transferase family protein — MPGPLAGIRVIEMVGLGPCPFAAMMLADMGAEVIRVDRKTAPGAATPFPILGTRCDVMARGRRSLALDLKHPDARDVVLRMVEQADIIIEGFRPGVMERLGLGPDACRARNAALVYGRITGWGQEGPLAQAAGHDINYIALTGMLHAMGRAGQPPAPPLNLVGDFGGGAMMLAFGVVCAVLEARKSGHGQVVDAAMTDGAALLGAMMYGFRAHGSWNEARGANLLDGGAHFYDTYACADGRFISIGAIEPQFYALLLQLAGIDDPAFQAQMDPASWPALTEKLAAIFARRSRDQWCDLLEGTDVCFAPVLDMAEAPQHPHNRARSTFVDVDGVLQPAPAPRFSRTAPELGTPPRVPGQDSAAVLAAWGWSAAEIDSLAAKRVI, encoded by the coding sequence GTGCCTGGACCGCTTGCAGGAATTCGCGTGATTGAAATGGTCGGGCTGGGACCATGCCCGTTCGCGGCCATGATGCTTGCCGACATGGGCGCCGAGGTCATTCGGGTCGACCGCAAGACGGCGCCCGGCGCCGCCACGCCGTTTCCCATCCTGGGCACGCGCTGTGACGTCATGGCGCGCGGGCGACGCTCGCTGGCGCTGGACCTGAAGCACCCGGACGCGCGCGACGTGGTGCTGCGCATGGTGGAACAGGCCGACATCATCATCGAAGGCTTTCGCCCCGGCGTAATGGAGCGCCTGGGACTGGGGCCGGACGCCTGCCGGGCGCGCAACGCGGCCCTGGTCTACGGCCGCATCACGGGCTGGGGCCAGGAAGGGCCGCTGGCCCAGGCGGCAGGCCATGACATCAACTACATTGCCCTCACCGGCATGCTGCACGCGATGGGCCGCGCCGGCCAGCCGCCCGCGCCGCCGCTCAATCTCGTGGGCGACTTCGGCGGCGGCGCCATGATGCTGGCCTTTGGCGTCGTGTGCGCCGTGCTGGAGGCGCGCAAGTCCGGCCATGGCCAGGTGGTCGATGCGGCCATGACCGACGGCGCGGCGCTGCTGGGCGCCATGATGTATGGCTTTCGCGCCCACGGCAGCTGGAACGAGGCGCGCGGCGCCAACCTGCTCGATGGCGGCGCCCATTTTTACGACACCTATGCCTGCGCCGATGGCAGGTTCATCTCCATTGGCGCCATTGAACCCCAGTTCTACGCGCTCCTGCTCCAGCTTGCCGGCATTGACGACCCTGCATTCCAGGCCCAGATGGATCCGGCCAGCTGGCCGGCTCTGACGGAAAAGCTGGCGGCCATATTCGCGCGCCGCTCGCGCGACCAATGGTGCGACCTGCTGGAAGGGACCGATGTCTGTTTCGCGCCCGTGCTGGACATGGCCGAAGCGCCGCAGCACCCGCACAACCGGGCGCGCAGCACCTTTGTGGACGTGGACGGCGTGCTGCAGCCGGCCCCCGCGCCGCGCTTTAGCCGCACGGCGCCGGAACTGGGTACGCCCCCTCGCGTGCCGGGGCAGGACAGCGCTGCCGTGCTGGCCGCCTGGGGATGGAGCGCCGCCGAGATCGACAGCCTTGCAGCCAAACGCGTCATCTAG
- a CDS encoding putative signal transducing protein, translating into MINPFINTDAAPDELPAEDFSIPGRDLLIVAQFLAPTDAHLARGFLVASGIPAVVADANHAQAYELIAPAMGGVRVLAPEEYIEEARRLLASREQGDFALDDDQDVGPSQE; encoded by the coding sequence ATGATCAACCCGTTCATCAATACCGATGCGGCGCCGGATGAACTGCCGGCCGAAGACTTTTCCATCCCGGGTCGCGACCTGCTGATCGTGGCCCAGTTTCTGGCGCCCACCGATGCCCATCTGGCGCGCGGCTTCCTGGTCGCTTCCGGCATTCCGGCGGTCGTGGCAGACGCCAATCACGCTCAGGCTTACGAATTGATTGCGCCGGCCATGGGCGGCGTGCGGGTTCTGGCACCGGAAGAATACATCGAGGAAGCCAGGCGCTTGCTCGCCTCGCGCGAGCAGGGCGACTTCGCGCTCGACGACGACCAGGACGTGGGTCCCTCGCAGGAATGA
- the fabR gene encoding HTH-type transcriptional repressor FabR, with protein sequence MPDPDLTHRTDLPSRSERKAVTHRALLQAALKLVGEGRSFTSISLREIAREAGMVPNAFYRHFDNADQLGLELVEEMGVTLRRLLREARQVELARGDILRRSVQVYQNYVKANRLLFLFVASERSGGSRVLRLAIRNDVTHFTNEMAQDFRALGLYQELPTPRLQMVCGLIVMTMLAAATDILDLPPDQPVLEREMTQNFVRQLQIILLGAGQWKERRERDYTER encoded by the coding sequence ATGCCCGACCCGGACCTGACCCATCGCACCGATCTTCCCAGCCGCAGCGAGCGCAAGGCCGTGACCCATCGGGCACTGCTGCAGGCGGCTCTCAAGCTGGTGGGCGAAGGGCGCAGTTTCACCAGCATTTCGCTGCGCGAGATCGCGCGCGAAGCCGGCATGGTGCCCAATGCCTTTTATCGGCACTTCGACAATGCCGATCAGCTGGGGCTGGAACTGGTGGAAGAAATGGGCGTGACGCTGCGGCGGCTGCTGCGCGAAGCGCGCCAGGTGGAGCTGGCACGGGGCGACATCCTGCGCCGCTCGGTACAGGTCTACCAGAATTACGTCAAGGCCAATCGGCTGCTGTTTCTGTTCGTGGCCAGCGAACGCTCTGGCGGCAGCCGGGTGCTGCGCCTGGCCATTCGCAACGATGTCACGCACTTTACCAATGAGATGGCGCAGGATTTCCGGGCACTGGGTCTGTATCAGGAATTGCCCACGCCGCGCCTGCAAATGGTGTGCGGCCTGATCGTGATGACCATGCTGGCCGCAGCCACCGATATCCTGGACCTGCCGCCCGACCAGCCCGTGCTGGAGCGGGAAATGACGCAAAACTTCGTGCGCCAGCTGCAGATCATTCTACTTGGCGCCGGCCAGTGGAAAGAGCGACGCGAGCGGGACTATACAGAGCGTTAA